The window tgtccccaagtgctgggattacaggcatgagccactgcacctgtcctggAAATTGGGTATTAGAAATGCATGGTGGCGGCAtagcctatggctcaaggagtagggccctggcccatataccagaggtggtgggttcaaacccagccctggccaaaaaaaaaaaaaagaaaagaaatgcatgcaTGTTAATGTACTGGGATTGAAATGTCAtgatttttctaatttgcttTCAAATACTTCTGCTAAAATAAACGAATACATAGAGGCAGGGAGGAACAGAAGTAGTGTGAAGGAGGGGAGAAAGATGGCTGTGGCTCAGGCTCAGAATTAGAATAACATGCAAACTCTAGACATGCCCTCCCCAGGAAGTGTTTGCCTCTCAGgcctcacttctctctctctcctcctcctcctccctttctctccccctccgGTCGACTGGGGGGGCCTTTGCACTAGCCGGCTTATTGCCTTGACCCAAGCCTTGTCCTGGCTTTTTGCAGGCTGGTTCCTGACTTCTGAGCCTAAAGGTCATTGCAGAGACTCTTTTTCCCCACAGAGCTGTCTGAAGTGGGTTCTACTTCTCAGCTgctgtttattttttgcttggtTGCAGTTCCCACTTGCAGGCAGTGATGGTGTTTATGTTTAGgtgctgtgtctgtgtgttgATGATTAAGGTCACCACCGGGTCCCCAGGGCCTGTGTTCGTCGCGCACCTGTACAAGCTCTGCGCACAGCTGCAGGCCCCACTACACAGGACAGCTGCAGTTTCCTGCTGGGGATGCCGACCCAGCCCCGGACTTCCCCCAGCCACAGACAGCTGTGACCCGCAGCCTCAGATGACCCAGATTCCGCGGAGTTGGTCAATGGGAAGCCAGGTTCCTCTGCCACCTTCCAGCCAGGTGACTGCTCCCAAAGCCTGCCCACCACGTAGCGCCCCCAGCTCGGGTTCTCCACCTCAACAGCATCTGCCGCCTCCCTGAAACTACAATTCCCAGCAGGCGCGGAAGGACAACCCCAGCTCCCAGCGCGTTCTTAGCCTCGCCTGCCCCTGGCATTAACACTTTAGTTCCTGCAGCCCGGCCGCGAGCTGGATTGTGCGCAGGTACCGCGGAGCGGAGGCGGGGAGATGCGGGCCGGCGGGCGCAGCGGGGCTGATGAGGGTGGGATCTGGGGGTCCTGAGAGGAAGGGATCCGGGGTTAACGGAGAAAGAGCCGCAGTTGTGGAGAGGGCGGGCCATAGAGCGGCGCCCCTCACAAAACTAGGAATCTGGACGTTCGCCTTTTTCCGCAAAACGAATCTTTTCCGGATTCACTTGGCCCAGGTGGTGCTGAGCCGGTGTAGGGCGAGGTAAAGGCGTCAGTGAAGACCACCCCTCTCGTCGCCCCGACACTCATCTTCGCCTCCAATCCCGAAACGTCAGGGAGCAGAGGAAAGTGGAAGAAGAAGGTGAGGGCGTTGAGGTCGTTTCCCTGGGGACCGCGGCGCTGAAGTGCGCCTTCCCTTAACGATTCCCCAGACCGCGGCTCAAAGCTCGGGGAGCCCCTCTTGGCGCCCGGCTCCGCCCCCTGCGGAGCTGTGGAAGCCGGCACCAGCGCTATCGTGGCATTCCCTCCGCCTCGTCCTGGCTCCGGCCCTGACCCGAGCGCGGCCCGTCCTGGCCAGCGGTCGATGGCAAGCTTGTGACTGACTGCTAGCTGACCTTCCTTCGGTCTGAGCGGTGGGGTGATGAGCGAGCAGAGCTCACACCTGGCTGGGAGCGCAGGAAGGGGCACCCTCAAGAGCCTTTCAGATTGTGGGAGCGCAAAGGGGGACAGGGGAAGAGAGTGAGTCGGGCAGCCTGGGCCCAACAAGGGTGTGGACTGTACTCTAAAagcctagggcaccagccatatacaccggagctggcaggttcgaacccagcccgggcctgccaaacgcaatgacaactgcaatcaaaaaaataaccatgcgttgtggcgggcgaagactagggcgccagccacatacaccggagctggcaggttcgaacccagcctgggcctgccaaacgcaatgacaactgcaatcgaAAAAATAACCAtgcttgtggcgggcgcctgtagtcccagctacttgggaagctgaggcaagagaatcgcttatgcccaggagtttgaggttgctgtgagctgtgattctacagcactctactaggcaatatagtgaaactctgtctcaaaataaataaataaataataaaataaaagcacccCTGCTAGACTTTGGAGGGAAGGTGTTAATGAGTAAGGCAGAGGCCTGCTGCCCCCAACCTGTTCTTCCAGCACTCAGGACTTTACCAGCACTTGGGAGTGtgtgtgggaggaggagggagagtagcAGAGGTTTGAGCAACTGTGACCCATGCAGCCCTTTCCTGCCAGTTCTGCTGGGCACATTCCCCTGTGATCCTGACCTCTGttttgtaaaatgggggtgatgaGCACTGGTTCAACATGCTGTCCTCCCCCACAGGACCCTGCCACACTTCCCACAGAATGCCGGAGGGCCCTGAGCTGCACCTGGCCAGCCACTTTGTGAATGAGGCATGCAGAGGGCTGGTGTTCGGAGGGTGTGTGGAGAAGTCTCCCATCAGCCGCAACCCCGAAGTCCCCTTTGAGAGCACTGCCTACTGTATCTCAGCTTCAGCACGTGGCAAGGAGCTGCGCCTGACACTGAGTCCTCTGCCTGGGGCGCAGCCCCCACGGGAGCCAGTGGCCCTCGTCTTCCGCTTTGGCATGACTGGCTCCTTTCAGTTGGCACCTGGAGATGCGCTGCCACCCCATGCCCATCTGCGCTTTTACACGGCTCCACCTGGTCCCCGGCTTGCCCTGTGTTTTGTAGACATCCGCCGCTTTGGCCACTGGGACCTGGGGGGCGAGTGGCAGCCGGGCCGGGGACCCTGTGTCTTGCAGGAATATGAGCAGTTCAGGTAGGCCCAGCACCAGGTGGGATGAACACAGGCCTGGTCTCCAGGCCTGGCTCTGTTAGTGCCTTGTTAGCCAACAGTGAATCTCAGCCCCTCTGGGCCTATCTCTTCATCTGTAGACCAAGACAGTGTCTCTGCCTTGGGTCAGCTCCTTGAACCAATAGACATGGAAATTCAAAATTAATGTGGGAAGAGAGATGAGGAGCCAAGAAGAGGCTGGGTGGACACTTCCCTGAGGATTTATAGCCTGTTAATGTCAAAGATGATGTCAGGACCCAGAATCCTACATGGCCTCTTGGTGCTCCCAGGAGACTAAGGTGGAAGGGCCTTAACAACACAGGAAGAAGTAAGGCTGTGCTGGCTCGGGGGCTCacatctatagtcctagcactctgggaggctgaagtgggaggatcacttgaggccagcctgagcaagagtgagaccctgtctctagtaaaaatagaaaacttagctaggtgcagtggcatgtgcctgtagtcccagctacacacggaggctgaggcagaaattacatgagcccaggagtttgaagtgttgtgagctatgacaccactgtactctaacctgagcaacagagcaagaccctgtctcaggaaaaaaaaaaaaaaaaagcctgagcaGGAATTGTTTCAAGGATGGGGAGGGAACTGTGTTAAGACCTGGTTTTTGGTGGGCTTGCATGTACTGCCTGCCCACTAGTCTGTCTTGTGGTCTCCTCTGTGACTGTTTCCTGCCTGCAAGAGGGTGTAACAGCCCCATCTGGGACGTGACACGGGTCACCTAAGATCTATGGTAATACCAACTTCCTTTCCTCTGAAGAGGAAATATGTATGAATCTCTGCTTTGTGCCAGGCCTTGTTATAGGTGCTAGGGGTACAGCACTGAGCATAGAACTGATGCTTGGACAAGTGGTGGGGGGCAGAGAAACAAACAAGATGGCTTCAAATGGACACATGCCTGAGGAAAAGTCCAACAGGCAAAGAAGGTGAAGGTAGAGAGTTACTTTTGGGTAGGAGAGTAGAGGGGCAAATTAGAATGGGCACTCTTagggaggtgacatttgagctgagacctgaCTGATGAGAAGAAGCCAGCCAGGCAGAGCTGTAGAGGAAGAATCATAGACACAAGGCCTGGAGTGGACTCAGCGAGTTCTCACTTCCTAGGGGACACTGTGCCTTCATTTGGCCCCTTGGAGACCTAGTTGCCTGTGGGATGGGTCAGAGATCTGACACCACAGAACACGGTTGACTCCTTACCTCAGGCCTGAACCCCAAGTGCATCCCCATGGAAATGGATTTCTCTCACTTCACTTTTCCTAGGGAGTCAGGCCGAAGGCTAACTCTGCCAGCTGACTCTGAAGAGCACTTTGGCTGTTTTCTTATTCCTGCAGCTGGGGGTGTGTAGTAGTCTACAGGGATTAGAGCACCACCCAAGCTACCCTTCCACTTCTATCTTTACTCCAGAGACTCTGGCTTCTGGTCCCCTCATCAACTCTCTTCATGTCCAGCACTGAGTCAGTCTTGTCATGATCCTTTTCCACAAAGAAACAAGATGCATTTCCTCTTCATGGTGGTGAGGAAAGACCTATGACCTACCTTGGAAGTAGCGTGAGGGCTGCTGGGACACTCACTAGCCAGGACTCACCCCTACACAGCTGCTGCACAGAGGCAATCTTCAGGGTATTGAGAAGAGTGGAACCCACCAATGTCAAATCTACTTGTGTGCCAGAGCTGGTGgctccacacctgtaatcctagcactctgtgaggatAAGGGGGGAGGATGGCTTGCGCTCCGGAGTTTGagtccaacctgagcaagagccagactccatctctactaaaaatagaaaaattagcagggcaaggtcatgggcgcctgtagtcccagctacttgggaggctgaggtaggaggattgcttaagccaggagtttaaggttggagtgagctgtgatcatgccatggtactctagcctcagcaaaagaacaagaccctatctcacaaaaagagaaaaaatccaCATGTGGTTTCTAACCCACTCTGAATCCTAGACAGGGAGTTCCAGACTACAGACACATCTGAGGTCCTGTGATCACCTTGTTCTCAAGTGTCCTCAGGGGTCTCTGAGGCACTTTGGTAATAAACACACAACCACATATACAGACTCATATGTGTTCTCTTGAATACATTTGCTTTTCatcagtatttttcatttttcacaatGAATTTAAATCCTGTATCATTCCCATTTAacagataggaaaactgaggcaaataGAGGGAGCTGGGACTTGCAGTTTCCTTCCTCTTGTACTCAGAAACGTTCTATCGGCCCTTCTACCCCATCCCATGGAGGGTGAGGGCAAGGATAAGTTCCAGGCACCCACACTATGTCCCTCCAGAGAAAATGTGCTACGAAACCTAGCGGACAAGGCCTTTGACCGGCCCATCTGCGAGGCCCTCCTGGACCAGAGGTTCTTCAATGGCATTGGCAACTATCTGCGGGCAGAGATCCTGTTCCGGTTAGTGGGCAGGTGGTGGGCATGAGGGCAAGGGTGAGCCAGGTATGCCCACCTTCCCCACTGCTTAGTAAgactccccatccctccccaggCTGAGGATTCCCCCCTTTGAGAAGGCCCGTACAGTTCTGGAGGCCCTGCAGCAGCGCAGACCGGTGAGGAGACAGAGCTGGCATACATGTGTGGGCGCACTGGTGTTGACATGGGCTGGCAGGTTAAGTAAGGTGTCTCCAGCTTAACAatggggggtgaggggagaacAAAGAGCCTAAGGTACCACCTAGCTCAAGGGGGAGATCTGCTGCCTTCTTAGTGGCACTGCTCCTTGCTAATAACCAGTCCCTGCCCTTGCCCCTTCCTCAGAGCCCAGAGCTGACCCTAAGCCAGAAGATCAGGGACAAGCTGCAGAACCCGGACCTGCTGGAGCTGTGCCACTCAGTGCCCAAGGAAGTGGTCCAGCTGGGTGAGGCCTGGAGAAACAAAGATGGCAACCACCTCTGCTTTAGCACATTGAAAAACCCCGGGGCAGTTGTCCCTCTCTGGGCCTGACTCCCCACTTAGAGAATGGATGTTTATAGTCCCAGTTGCTGCTGAATGGATTAGGCCTCCTCACTTGTCAAAGGTCTATTTCCTTCAAGCAGCCCATGAGATAGGAGTCTGAAACCCAGTCCAGGATGGGGAAGTCATGGCCCAGAGGGGGAAGATACCAGCCTAGGTCacacagagggaggagggagagcttGGCCCCTGACTTAGTCCATCAGCTTGTGTAGCTGAGGTCTGAGCCAGGTCTGACCCAGCTTCTCACTCCTCCTTACCTGAGTTTCCCTTCCAATCTCTGCCTGTTCCTCTGTCCCACAGGGGGCAAAGGCTATGGGACAGAGATTGGGGAGGAAGACTTTGCTGCCTTTAGAGCCTGGCTGCAGTGCTATGGTGTGCCGGGCATGAGCTCCTTGCGGGATAGGCATGGCCGCACCATCTGGTTCCAGGTTTGAGCCTTTCTGCtcacacaaggaaataaagacccCAGGGAAGCTTGTGGGGTGGAGTCGTGTGGTTGCAGCAGGGCAGGAACTGGGGTCTTCTCCAGGTGGAGATGCCCAGAACCTACCTAGGTGTCCCACGGGTCACACTGCTGAGGGTCATGCTATTCCCCTCCCATCCTGTTGAGTTCCAGGGTCTCAGCTAGTGGAGCAGCTCAAGGGCAGGGCAACCTTGTTGATGCTGATATTGGAGGaggtctcagtttccttctcCTTGTATCCTAGAAATAGGTTCTCTTAGCTGCTCTTCCCTATCCCATGAGGGTGGAGATAGGTCTCATGTACCCAGGCTGTGTCCTTGTAGGGAGAATGTTCTTGGGAACCTAGTGGACAGGGTTCCTGGTTGTAGTTATATGGGGAGTCCTGCATCTCCAAGGAACACTGCCCTAGCCACAACCTGGGGTGATTCCTGAACTGCCTCATTCCATTTTAGGGGGATCCTGGACCCCTGGCACCCAAAGGTAAGCTGCTCCTACTATAAGAgctaagagaacagaaaggaCTTATCTGCAAGGGCTCCAAGCCCCCTCTTTTCCACCAGCCCCCTCTAGCCCTGGGCACCCCCAGGCAGAGGGGGAAGTCTGGAGAAAGGGGCTGGGCCTATGACTCTCCGACTATAGCACAGATGTCCTGCAGGGTGCAAGTCCCGCCAAAAGAAATCCAAGGCAAAACAGCTGAGTCCTGAGGACAGAGTGGAGGTATGTCTGCCTGCTCTTCCTTAGCACTTTCCTGCCCAGGCTGTGGGCAGCTGTCTTCCCCTGAGAAGGGGCATGGTGAGCCCTAATCAACTTCTGAACTGCTGAGCCCCTCAGAGACCTGTGTCTCCTCCACCCAGGACCCTCCACCTCTAAGCAGGACCTCTTCCAGGATACAAAAGGCACAGAGAAACCTTGCTGAGAAGACTGCAACCCAGCAGCCTGAAGGGGCCAGCATCCAACAGGACCCAGAAGCTCTCATAGTCCCTAAcaaagggaggaagaagaggagacagGCTACTACTGGTAGGCTTTCCTTAGCACCCACTACAGATACTGGCCCTTCAGGAGAGGTTGGAATGACAGTGTAGGACCACATGGACAAAGGTGGGAGGAAGGCCGTCAGGTTGGCCCGGCCTGGGAGTCTGAGCTGACTATCTCACCTACTTTCTCCCAGGCCATCGCAGAGTGCAGAAGATTAAGGGTGATAACCCATCCTCAGAACCAGAGGGGACCTCAGCCTCTTAGCCGGAGGGTCTTCTTGCTTGCGTCTACCCTTTCCTGATATCTTGCTGTAAACTGGGGGCCTGTCTGAATACCTAGAGGCAAGCAGTATCTGAAAAGGGGGCTGTATGCCTCAGGCCAAGTGACTGTTCCTTGCACAACTGTTTTTAGTGTGCCATGGGAAAATGCTGTATTTTCCGTAAACTGATAAATTTGAACATCTTGGCACTTCTTGGGCTGCCTGCATAAGGTCGGAGATGGCCAGGTTGGGAGGGCCTGCTGCCTGGCTCCAGTGACACAGGGCACACTGAGCCCCCATCCCAGACCTCAAGGTTCTGGCTAGTGAAGGACAGCCTCTCAGAGGTGATGCAATGACCCTGGCTCCAGGCAGCCCAGGTGCCTAAGCTCCTCTAGTCCAGCATTCTCCAGGGCCTGTATTGCTCGGCTATGGGCCAGAATGTACCCTCAGCCTACTCTCTAGCCTCACACAGgggaagcatttcttttttttttgtgtagagacagggtctcactttatggccctcggtagagtgccgtggcctcacacagctcacagcaaccttcaactcctgggcttaagcgattctcttgcctcagcctcccaagtagctgggactacaggtgcccgccacaacacccggctagagGGGAAGCATTTCTTACCTCATGGTCTCCAGCCATCTTGTGGTCACCCAAAGTCCTCAATCTCTCTTGGTGGAGCTACAGCCCAGACCCTGCACACACCAGTACCTTAGTTCTCCCCCAACTCCTAAGCCTGAGGGTGTACACTAAAAGGAGTGAGGGGAGCTACCAGCATGGTTCCTGATCGGTAGGTTTATTATACAAGAGGCGACTGATCTGTGCTTCAGGCTGGGGAGGCAAAAATGAGGAGTCCCTAAAGCCTTCTACAGCCCAAACCCCATCCCTAGGGGACTCAGTTTGGGGGAGGCTGAAGCACGAGCAACAGAGACCGCACTTGAAAGGGAGAGAAGGTGAGCTTCAAGCGGTTGTCCCGAAGTGGCAAGTGCCCAGCAGGGTCTCGCTGCTCCAGAAGATCGCAGCTGGAGAACAGGAGGGGCGGTGAGGCCCTGTGAGGGCAGGATTCCTACTCCCACCCCCAACCTGTGCTGCAACTCACAGAATGGCCTCCTGAACAGGCAGCGACGTGTGTAGCCAGCAGTCCACATGGCAGCCGTGGGCCTCATACAGCCTCAGGACTAGCGTGCGGCTGTGGGTGTTGGTCTCCGCCTGCAGGAATTGGTGGGTAGGTGGCGAGGCGGGCAGTGGCCGGGGCCAGACGGGCTCAGACCGGAACCCCGCGGGCTCGCCCATTTGCCCCGCCTCTTGCCTGCTTGACCGTCTCCAACACGACTTCAGGTGAGGACAGGGAAAAGGCACTCCAGGAGGTGGCAGGCGCTGGGCCTGGGACTGGCAGCGCCAACAAGGGGAAGTTGAGGCTGTAGGCAGCACGGATAACTCCAGCGTCTTGAAAGGAGCCTAGAGTATGACCGGAAAGCGAGGCTAGTGAAGAATAGGGCTTAGTTCCCAAGCCCCTAGAGGGGCACAGGGCCAGGCTGCTAGAGTTTGGGCTCAGAGAAGGGCAAAGGAGGGCTGCAGGAGGGCCCCACAGTCTTCAGCACTCACCCTTGTGTGGCATCAATGCATAGGTGAACTCATGACGCCCCATGTCAGCAGTGGCATCCGGGGCCTTAGGTGCCCGCAAGCTGAGATGAGGATGAAGGATATGGACCAGGCTGAAGCTGCTGAGTTCCACCCCAAGAAGACCCACACCCTCATGCCAGCTCCCGGGCTGGCTGAGTACCCACTCACAGAGAGAGGCTGAGGATGCTGCCTCGCACTGATGCACCATACTTGCAGTCATTGAGCAGGGCCAGCCCAAAGCCGTGCTCTGACAGATCCATCCAGCGGTGGGCCCACACCTGGAAGGAAGATCTGAGACCCACTTGGTGGCCCTGTGCCCCTTCTTGTGCTCCCAAATCCCAGACTTCCTGTCACTAGTGTGAGAACAAGCTCTAAAACCACAAGACTGAATATCCAGCTCCCACTTTAGGAGGCCCTGGGCATGCCACCCAACCTGCATAagccttatttgtaaaatgggaataagaaatAGTACTCACCCCACCATATGGTCACACAtgtcatcctcctcctccccaacccACCGCacacatttattctctctctagCCTGTGAGGAGTCCAAGCCCATCCCCTACCCCTTGCCATGTCAGACCTCAAATCGTGCCCAGTCCCAAGAGGTGTTGTAGTGAGTGGGCCGCTGCAGGTGGCCAAACTGGATCTCATAGGTGGCCTGGGAACTCCGCACACGGGCAGGAAACTCTACCTTCAGGAACTTGTGGGCCTCATGCCAGTGCACCTGGGGGTGGAATGGAAGATGGAGATGAAGAAGAAAGGGCTGTGGCCCCTTCTCACCAGGCACACGTGGGGAAGATAATCACCACCCTACCCTGACCTGCCCCTCTGCTACCTCGGTGTGGAAGCGAACATAGGGGCAGCCAACATCCAGCACCACCTCCTGGCTGAGCCGGCTGTTGGGAGTGATCTGCAGTAAGAACCAGGCACTGCCCCGCAGACCGCCTTCAGTGCCCACTGCCAAGGTCCCTGCTTGGCCCAGCACAGGCTTCCTATGGGATGGGAAAGGAGGCACTGAGCCAGAGCAGCTTGTGCACCATCCCACCACCCTCAAGTCCTGGCCAGCCCATACCGGGTCTCTAGGTGGTAGTCCATGACATCCCAAGCGTCCCAATACAAAGGCACATCATCAAACAGCACGAATTGGTTCCCCACAGCACCCTCAGCAATGGCTTCCCTGGAAAAACATTTGGATCAGTGCATTACAACCATGTGACTTCAACCCTTCTAGTTGTTTATGGTGGCACGGTACAGAGTGAAAAGACCCAGGCAACAGAGGACCCCAGCCCACTCTGCCCTATTCTGTGTGAGCCATATAGCCCAGTGCCACTGGTGGGCTGCTGTGGGCAGTGTTGTGGTCATGAGACAGAGGAAACAGTGTCTGGGACCTACTGGGTAGGCACTGGGAAAGTATAGTGAGGAGTTGGCACCTGCCAGAGGCCACCAGGACCAGGGACGTCAGCCGGCCAGTTGGGTCCAGCCTCACCCGGATAATGCCGTTGTCCAGAGTCACGGAACCATCAGTCTTGGTGAAAGGGGTCCGTGAGACTGAGTCTGTAGGAGCTTCCCACAGCCAActcacccccagccccagccccacatTTGCCACTTGCTCCATGTTGGAGTTCAGGCCCCCCCAAGATGTTAGGAGCACCCCAGGACAGCCCTTGCCCCCCAGGACTTGCTGGGACTCACCTCTTGCACTACGAACACAGGCTGTTGGGGCAGCAGGGGCTGCACTGAAGTGGGGGCAGGAACAGGAGCATAGCCCATGCTGGGCACTGTCACCAGGGCTGGGGGTGAGGCCTAGGCATCAGCGCAGCCTCCTGACCTTCCTGGAACCTCACTCATGTAGGGGTCAGGATGGTGGAGACTGTGgctactatactccagcctggagcACCCCCCAGGTGCGATCCCCAGGGGTGTCTGGCCCCGATCCCTCCTGATGTAGTAGCAACCTTTCCCCTTGGCTCATACCTAGGCTGTGGGCCCCACCAGGCTTAGGCAGGGCCAACACTTCGGTGCGCTTCCAGGGCAGTGTGTTGACAATGAGGAGGCCCTCAGGACCTGGTTCCCCAGCACACAGGGCTGTGGCCGCAGTGCTGAGCAGCGTATTACCATGGGAACGAATGTCTGAGGAGAGACTAGCTGGTCATGCGTAAGCAATGGGTCTGGGATGACCCCTCAGTGTCCCATAGGGGACTCTCTGGGCTCAGTCCTAAGGTTGGAGTGGTGGGACTGTTGTCAGCCTCACCTGCATAGTGGCACATGGCatcctctgccaccagctggatGCAGCTTCCAGTCACCACATCATGAAACTGGTTCAGAAGCAAGAGCCTGCAGGGGCCAAGGGCAGGGATGGGGAAGCCTGGGACAGACAGCCACAGAGCAACTAGGGTGAGAGGTCAGGTGGGTGGCAGGGGGCAGAAGTTAGGCTGACCTCCAGAGGTGTTGCAGCTGGGCTGCAGG is drawn from Nycticebus coucang isolate mNycCou1 chromosome 6, mNycCou1.pri, whole genome shotgun sequence and contains these coding sequences:
- the NEIL1 gene encoding endonuclease 8-like 1, translated to MPEGPELHLASHFVNEACRGLVFGGCVEKSPISRNPEVPFESTAYCISASARGKELRLTLSPLPGAQPPREPVALVFRFGMTGSFQLAPGDALPPHAHLRFYTAPPGPRLALCFVDIRRFGHWDLGGEWQPGRGPCVLQEYEQFRENVLRNLADKAFDRPICEALLDQRFFNGIGNYLRAEILFRLRIPPFEKARTVLEALQQRRPSPELTLSQKIRDKLQNPDLLELCHSVPKEVVQLGGKGYGTEIGEEDFAAFRAWLQCYGVPGMSSLRDRHGRTIWFQGDPGPLAPKGCKSRQKKSKAKQLSPEDRVEDPPPLSRTSSRIQKAQRNLAEKTATQQPEGASIQQDPEALIVPNKGRKKRRQATTGHRRVQKIKGDNPSSEPEGTSAS